GCCGAGGAAGTGGCGCTCGCGGCGGAAGCCTCCGGCGTGGGGGTCCTGCAGCTGCACGGGGACGAGACCCCCGAAACGTGCCGCGCGCTGGCCCGGTGGCCGCTGGTCAAGGCGCTGCGCATCGGCGGGGAGGGGGTTCCCGGGGACCTGGAGGCATACCCGGTCGGGGCTTTCCTGCTCGACGCCCGGGACGAGGCCCTCTACGGCGGCACCGGGAAGACGTTCGACTGGACTCTGGCCCGCGCCGTCTCGCGCGTGCGGCCCGTCATCCTGGCGGGGGGGCTCCGGGCCGAAAACGTTTCCGAAGCCATCCGAGTCGCCCGGCCCTACGCCGTCGATGTCTGCAGCGGGGTGGAAGCGGCCCCCGGCGTGAAGGACGCCCGCGCCCTCGCGCAATTCATGAGAGAGGTGAGAGATGTCAGACAGTCCGATCACCGGCCCTGACCGGAGGGGGCGCTATGGCGCCTACGGGGGGCGCTTCGTGCCCGAAACCCTGGTGGGCCCGCTCGAGGAGCTCGAGGAGGCCTATCGCGAGGCTTCGGGGGATCCCGGTTTCCGGCGGGAACTGGAGGGGCTGCTCGCATCCTACGTCGGGCGCCCCACCCCGCTCACCCGGGCGCGGCGCCTCGAACGCCTCCTGGGGAAGGGGCGCGTCTATCTCAAGCGCGAGGACCTGACCCACACGGGCGCCCACAAGATCAACAACGCCGTCGGCCAGGCGCTCCTGGCCCGCCGCATGGGCAAGGGGCGCCTCATCGCGGAAACCGGCGCGGGGCAGCACGGCGTGGCGACGGCGACCGTGGCCGCCCTTTTCGGGATGCGGTGCGAGATCTACATGGGGACGGAGGACATGCGCCGGCAGGAGCTGAACGTCTTCCGGATGCGGCTCCTGGGGGCCCGGGTCCGCCCCGTCGACAGCGGCACCCGCACCCTCAAGGACGCCATCAACGAGGCGATGCGCGACTGGGTGACGAATGTCGCCGACACCCACTACCTGCTCGGGTCGGTGCTGGGCGCCCACCCCTACCCCTGGATCGTGCGCGATTTCCAGTCCGTGATCGGGCGCGAGGCCCGCGCCCAGGTCCTCGCGGCCGAGGGGCGGCTGCCCGACCTGCTGATCGCGTGCGTGGGGGGGGGGAGCAACGCCATGGGGCTCTTTTACGATTTTCTCGGCGACCCCGGGGTACGCATGGTCGGGGTGGAGGCCGGGGGGCGCGGCACGGCGCTGGGGGAGCACGCCGCCCGCTTCGGCGGGGGGCGCCTGGGGGTCCTGCAGGGGACCTACAGCTATGTCCTTCAGGACGACAACGGCCAGATCGCCGCGACCCACTCGGTGTCCGCGGGGCTCGATTACGCCAGCGTCGGCCCGGAACACGCGTGCCTCCACGACAGCGGCCGGGTCACCTACACTTCGGTCACGGACGAACTGGCCCTGGAAGCCTTCCAGCTCCTCGCCCGGCAGGAGGGGATCATCCCGGCGCTCGAGAGCGCCCACGCCGTGGCGGAACTGGTCCGCATGGCCCCCGGCCTCGGCCGGGACTCGCTGGTGGTGCTGAACCTGTCGGGGCGCGGCGACAAGGACGTCGCCCAGGTGGCCCGGATTCTGGAAGCCGGGGGCGGGGAAGGAGGGACGGATGACTGATCAGGGAGAGACGGGGACCCGCCGCATAGGAAAGATGTTCGACCGGCTGCGCGCGCGGGGGGAAAAGGCCTTCATCCCCTTCATCATGGCGGGGGACCCGGACCTGGAGACGACCGTCCGGCTCGTCCCGGAATTGGAGCGGGCGGGATCCCACATCGTGGAGCTGGGGGTCCCGTTTTCCGACCCGGTGGCGGACGGGCCCGTCATCCAGCGCGCCGGCATGCGCGCGCTGCGGCACGGGTACGCGCTCGGGGACTATCTCGGGGCCATCGCGGAGATCCGGAAGGTGAGCGACATCCCCCTCATCCTCTTCAGCTACCTGAACCCGGTGCTGCAGTACGGGCTGGAGCGGCTGGCGCGCGGGGCGCGCGCCGCGGGGGGCGACGGCGCCCTGATTACGGACATCACCCCCGAGGAAGGGGACGAATACCGGGAGTGCATGCGGCGCCACGAACTGGACTGCGTCTTCCTGGCCGCCCCGACCAGCGGTCCCGAGCGGGTCCGGCGGATCGCCGAGTGCTCGACCGGTTTCATCTACGTGGTTTCGCGGGCCGGGGTCACGGGAGCGCGGCGGGAGCTTTCCGGCACCGTCAGACCGACCGTCGAGCGGGTCCGGGCGCACACGGCGCTGCCGATCGCGGTCGGTTTCGGGATCTCGGCGCCGGAGCAGGTCCGGTCGGTATGGGAGATCGCCGACGGAGCCGTGGTGGGGAGCGCCATCGTGGCCGAGATGGAAAAGGGAGGGGACGCCGCGGGGTTTCCCGCCCGGGTCGGCGCGTTCTGCCGGTGGCTATCGGGGGCCGGCGCCTGATTGTCAGGTTGTGCCGCCGCAACCCGCCGGGTTCCGGGGGAAGGGATTCAGGGAGGTCCGCCAGTGCATACGATCGATTTCGAGCCCGTGGGCCGGCGCGGGAAGTGCCCCGACGGGGAGTCCCTGCTGGAATGCGGCCGCCGCCTGAACGTGGACATCGTCAGCATCTGCGGCGGAATGGGCATCTGCCACCAGTGCAGGGTGCAGGTCATCTCCGGCCCCGTCAGCGGGAGGACGCCGGAAGAGGCGGCGGCCTTCTCGGAGCAGGAGCGGGGACGGAACTGCCGCCTGGCCTGCCGCACCTGGCCGCAGGGGGACGTCAAGGTGCATATCCCGCCCGAGTCGCTGTCGGCCCCCCAGCGCACCCAGGTGGAGGGGCTGGAGGTCGAGATCGAACCGGAGCCGCTCGTGCGGGGACTCGAGGTGCGGCTCACCCCCCCCACGCTCGAGGAGCCCACTGCGGACGAACAGAACCTGAAAAGGGCCATCGGGGAGCAGCACGGGGTCCGTGCCGGGATCGTGGATCTCGGCGTCCTCCAGGAGGGTTTTCCGAAGATCCGGGAATGGGGGTGGAGACTGTCCGCCGCCCTGCGCGGGAATGAAGTCGTGGCGCTGGGGGCGCCCGCGACCCGATGGCTGGGCCTGGCGGTGGATATCGGGACCACCAAGATCGCCTGTTACCTGGTGGATATGCAGACGGGAAAGACCCTCGGCTCGAGGGGGCTGATGAACCCGCAGATCGCCTGCGGCGAGGACGTGATCGCGCGCATCTACGCCGCGGGGAAGGGGCCCGAAAACGCCGGGAAGCTTCAGGATCTGCTCGTCGAGGCGCTCGACAAGGCCCTGGAATCGCTTTGCGAGGAGACGGGTTCGGTCCGGTCGGAAGTGGTCGATGCGGTGATCGTGGGAAACACCGCCATCCACCACCTCTTCCTCCGGCTTCCGGTGCTGCAGCTGGGGCGATCGCCCTACGTGCCCGCCCTCCGCTCCGCCCTGGACGTCAAGGCCCGCGACCTGGGGCTCGAGCTCGCGCCCGGGGCCTGGGTGCACCTGCTTCCCAACATCGCCGGATTCTGCGGCGCGGACCACGTCTCCATGCTCCTGGCGACGGGCTTGGCGGAGATGGAGGGGGTCAACCTGGCCATCGACATCGGCACCAATACCGAGATCTGCCTGAATGTCCACGGCCGCATGGCCAGCGTCTCCTGCGCCTCGGGCCCCGCTTTCGAAGGGGCCCATATCCGGCACGGAATGCGCGCGGCCCCGGGGGCGATCGAGCATGTGCGGTTGTCCGCCGCCGGGCTGCAGATTCAGACCATCGGGAACCAGCCCCCGATCGGCATCTGCGGTTCGGGCCTCCTCGACGTGGTGGCCCAGCTCCGGCTCCACGGTATCCTGGACTCCGGCGGGAGGATGCTGTCGCACCCCCTGGTGCGCCGGCTGGACGGCTCGCGCGAATTCGTGCTCGTCGAGCGCGCGGGGGAGGAAGCGATCACCGTGTCCCAGAAGGACGTCCGGGAACTGCAGCTGGCCAAAGCCGCCATCCGCCTGGGGATCCGGGC
This sequence is a window from Acidobacteriota bacterium. Protein-coding genes within it:
- the trpB gene encoding tryptophan synthase subunit beta, whose product is MSDSPITGPDRRGRYGAYGGRFVPETLVGPLEELEEAYREASGDPGFRRELEGLLASYVGRPTPLTRARRLERLLGKGRVYLKREDLTHTGAHKINNAVGQALLARRMGKGRLIAETGAGQHGVATATVAALFGMRCEIYMGTEDMRRQELNVFRMRLLGARVRPVDSGTRTLKDAINEAMRDWVTNVADTHYLLGSVLGAHPYPWIVRDFQSVIGREARAQVLAAEGRLPDLLIACVGGGSNAMGLFYDFLGDPGVRMVGVEAGGRGTALGEHAARFGGGRLGVLQGTYSYVLQDDNGQIAATHSVSAGLDYASVGPEHACLHDSGRVTYTSVTDELALEAFQLLARQEGIIPALESAHAVAELVRMAPGLGRDSLVVLNLSGRGDKDVAQVARILEAGGGEGGTDD
- a CDS encoding DUF4445 domain-containing protein is translated as MHTIDFEPVGRRGKCPDGESLLECGRRLNVDIVSICGGMGICHQCRVQVISGPVSGRTPEEAAAFSEQERGRNCRLACRTWPQGDVKVHIPPESLSAPQRTQVEGLEVEIEPEPLVRGLEVRLTPPTLEEPTADEQNLKRAIGEQHGVRAGIVDLGVLQEGFPKIREWGWRLSAALRGNEVVALGAPATRWLGLAVDIGTTKIACYLVDMQTGKTLGSRGLMNPQIACGEDVIARIYAAGKGPENAGKLQDLLVEALDKALESLCEETGSVRSEVVDAVIVGNTAIHHLFLRLPVLQLGRSPYVPALRSALDVKARDLGLELAPGAWVHLLPNIAGFCGADHVSMLLATGLAEMEGVNLAIDIGTNTEICLNVHGRMASVSCASGPAFEGAHIRHGMRAAPGAIEHVRLSAAGLQIQTIGNQPPIGICGSGLLDVVAQLRLHGILDSGGRMLSHPLVRRLDGSREFVLVERAGEEAITVSQKDVRELQLAKAAIRLGIRALCEAEGLEEGVIGRVLIAGAFGTFIDVESAVAIGMLPPLPLERYRQVGNAAGTGARLALMSRGRRLEAERIAERTRYIELAGIPDFGRKYAEASVIDPR
- a CDS encoding tryptophan synthase subunit alpha, giving the protein MFDRLRARGEKAFIPFIMAGDPDLETTVRLVPELERAGSHIVELGVPFSDPVADGPVIQRAGMRALRHGYALGDYLGAIAEIRKVSDIPLILFSYLNPVLQYGLERLARGARAAGGDGALITDITPEEGDEYRECMRRHELDCVFLAAPTSGPERVRRIAECSTGFIYVVSRAGVTGARRELSGTVRPTVERVRAHTALPIAVGFGISAPEQVRSVWEIADGAVVGSAIVAEMEKGGDAAGFPARVGAFCRWLSGAGA
- a CDS encoding phosphoribosylanthranilate isomerase, with amino-acid sequence MTKVKVCGITSRGDAVTALELGADALGFNFHPASPRFIRPGAAAAIIRRLPPFAVTVGVFVNLPAEEVALAAEASGVGVLQLHGDETPETCRALARWPLVKALRIGGEGVPGDLEAYPVGAFLLDARDEALYGGTGKTFDWTLARAVSRVRPVILAGGLRAENVSEAIRVARPYAVDVCSGVEAAPGVKDARALAQFMREVRDVRQSDHRP